In Candidatus Promineifilum breve, one genomic interval encodes:
- a CDS encoding patatin-like phospholipase family protein: protein MSSSNGRLRVGLALGGGVARGLAHIGVLSVLEEAGVPIDCIAGTSMGAIIGASYCAGLGIDDLHDIAARTGWWQVSRPLLSAGGFVTFMRLEQWLIDTIGEFDVGDLAIPFAAVASDLVSGERVVLDKGRLCTAIRASCSVPGFVPPVELDGRKLVDGGITDNIPADVARLLGADYVIGVDIFMPALRRYLGPLGQGLAAVETLVRHAGQGSNECDALIVPHMEGRSYFKFSDYQRLITLGEEATRQQLPAILAALGRADVPAGRPKPPQPVAWPEFAPVITAN, encoded by the coding sequence ATGAGTAGCAGCAACGGCCGCTTGCGCGTGGGGTTGGCGTTGGGTGGCGGGGTGGCCCGCGGACTGGCCCATATCGGCGTCCTGTCAGTGCTGGAAGAGGCGGGCGTGCCCATCGATTGCATCGCCGGCACCAGTATGGGGGCCATCATCGGCGCGTCCTACTGCGCCGGGCTGGGCATCGACGACCTGCACGATATCGCCGCCCGCACCGGCTGGTGGCAGGTGTCCCGGCCGCTGCTCTCGGCCGGCGGCTTCGTCACCTTCATGCGCCTGGAGCAATGGCTCATCGACACCATCGGCGAATTCGACGTCGGCGATCTGGCTATCCCCTTCGCCGCCGTCGCCAGCGACCTGGTATCCGGTGAGCGCGTGGTGCTCGACAAGGGGCGGCTGTGCACGGCCATCCGCGCCAGTTGCTCCGTGCCCGGCTTCGTCCCGCCGGTCGAGCTAGACGGCCGTAAGCTGGTCGACGGCGGCATCACCGACAACATCCCGGCCGACGTGGCCCGGCTGCTGGGCGCGGATTACGTCATCGGCGTCGACATCTTCATGCCCGCCCTGCGCCGCTATCTGGGGCCGCTCGGTCAGGGGCTGGCCGCCGTCGAGACGCTGGTGCGCCACGCCGGCCAGGGCAGCAACGAATGCGACGCCCTCATCGTCCCCCACATGGAGGGGCGCTCCTACTTCAAATTCTCGGACTACCAACGGCTGATCACCCTGGGCGAGGAGGCGACGCGGCAGCAATTGCCGGCCATCCTGGCGGCGCTGGGACGCGCCGACGTGCCGGCCGGACGGCCCAAGCCCCCACAGCCGGTCGCCTGGCCTGAGTTCGCGCCCGTCATCACCGCCAACTAA